Below is a window of Halomonas sp. Bachu 37 DNA.
TGCAACGCTATATCCAGTTCGGACCAGAAGACCTTATTCAACGAAGCCTCGGCTCCGATCTTGCCACCAGCATCCAGAAGTGATGCAGTAGCCTGAATTGCTAGGCCATAGGCATCCGCATCCATAACGGTGCGCAACACCGCCTCGCGAGTGGTGGAGCGTACATTATCCCCCATTGCTTGGCACAACTGTGCCAGTCGTGCAGCAGTGGCCTGATACCTAGCCGGGCTGCGCAACATAAGACCACGCTCGAAACCAGCGGTAGTCATGCAAATTGACCAACCTTCGCCTTCTTCGCCCAATCGGTTAAAGCTGGGGACGCGTACATCTTCAAGAAAAATCTCGGCGAAACCTGTCTCACCATTAATCTGCCGTATGGGCTGTACCGAAACGCCATCCGCATCGAGCGGAAAGAAAATCAACGATAGTCCTCGATTGTAGTGGTCAAGTGTTTTTGGCCACCGAATTTTGAGTATTCCAGTAGTTCTTTTCTGCCACATTCGGCGGTAGGCCACCGTTATGCTTGTGCGGCCTGAGGCTGCTGTAGTAACCGATCATATAATCAGTGACAGATTGCTTCGCCGCCGCAACATTGGGGTAGCCAATCTCTGGCATCCATTCCGTTTTCAGACTCCTGAAGAAGCGCTCTGTCGGGGCATTATCCCAGCAATTGCCACGGCGACTGAGACTCTGCGTCATCCGGTAGCGCCAGAGCATCTGTCGGAATGCCAGGCTGGTGTACTGGCAACCCTGATCCGAATGAAACAGAATGTCCGGTGGCTCTCGACGCGATTCGTAGGCCATGGTCAGTGCCTTCTTCACCAGCTCCGTATTCGGAGACAAGGACAATGCCCAGCCCACGGGTTTACGGGCATACAAATCGATGACCACCGCCAGATAAGCCCAGCGTGCCCCTGTCCAAATATAGGTAATGTCGCCGGTCCATACCTGATTGGGCTCCTTTACGTCGAATTCCCGATCGAGAAAATTCGGGATATCCAGGTGCGGCTGATCCGCCTTCTTGTAGGCGTGGCTTGGCGGCTGTGTGCTCACCAGCCCCAACTGCTTCATCCGTCTGCTGGCCCGGTAACGACTCAGCGATGTTCCAGCCTGCGTGACCATTTTGGCGATGCTGCGAGCGCCGGCAGAGCCGTTACTGACGGTATGCGCCTCGACAACCTGG
It encodes the following:
- a CDS encoding acyl-CoA dehydrogenase family protein produces the protein MIFFPLDADGVSVQPIRQINGETGFAEIFLEDVRVPSFNRLGEEGEGWSICMTTAGFERGLMLRSPARYQATAARLAQLCQAMGDNVRSTTREAVLRTVMDADAYGLAIQATASLLDAGGKIGAEASLNKVFWSELDIALHRTALELQGPRGVLTTPQQDEIARGSAQWLDGWLFSLSGPIYAGANEIQKNIIAERVLGLPRG
- a CDS encoding IS3 family transposase (programmed frameshift) — its product is MTKKRAFSPEFRLEAAQLVVDQGYSLKAACEAMGVGKSTMEYWVRRLRAERAGKTPLKGEALTPEQREIQELKRKLRRVEEEKEIFKKGYCSLDVGLPEQFSIIERLEESYAVQHLCQVFGVHRSSYRAWRDRDRRPCETEQKLLDQVVEAHTVSNGSAGARSIAKMVTQAGTSLSRYRASRRMKQLGLVSTQPPSHAYKKADQPHLDIPNFLDREFDVKEPNQVWTGDITYIWTGARWAYLAVVIDLYARKPVGWALSLSPNTELVKKALTMAYESRREPPDILFHSDQGCQYTSLAFRQMLWRYRMTQSLSRRGNCWDNAPTERFFRSLKTEWMPEIGYPNVAAAKQSVTDYMIGYYSSLRPHKHNGGLPPNVAEKNYWNTQNSVAKNT